Proteins encoded within one genomic window of Bemisia tabaci chromosome 2, PGI_BMITA_v3:
- the LOC140223942 gene encoding LOW QUALITY PROTEIN: dopaminechrome tautomerase-like (The sequence of the model RefSeq protein was modified relative to this genomic sequence to represent the inferred CDS: deleted 1 base in 1 codon), with protein MAISNAQSYVWPPDYNWRHYGYEGAHVNVLPETEAANKDLVLPWLMTVWMLSSSLAPESTKPTPSKPPKVKPTLTPPYTIEYPLEDTRPPIGEYFWAKHAWNRMEIEFPSEEDRDEAINSGNYIPRNILPLGLEIWEDRIFVTLPMWRNGIPVSLTTIDKADTSHSPVLRPYPDWSWYDVDSTSHCEKIISAFRVATDPCGRLWVLDSGSIDIATNQGQPCPPKLLIFDLATDQLLHKYTFPSSQVFDGSLLSHVVVDVRDDCNSATAFVADVFRYGLIVYSLEENRSWRIGHAYFYPDPLLSDYRMDNIRWQWVDGIFSLTLSPVDPESEDRYLYFHALSSNREFRVPVSKINTEPAARNSVDDFEAVGDPRRRRRHHASGSAMDNNGVLFYNMPSLKAIGCWNSRSYKHSQYSQGLLAVSNDSLSFANDMKLDFTDVDQDGNPRKLYIMANRLHQYLYGRLDPVGPNYFLTVVDVSRAVRGTVCEPNHNLLGRPLVPSYSTRLGRR; from the exons ATGGCCATCAGTAACGCCCAGTCCTACGTCTGGCCCCCTGACTACAACTGGAGGCATTATGGATATGAGGGTGCCCACGTAAATGTTCTACCAGAAACTGAAGCAGCCAATAAAG atcTGGTTTTGCCCTGGTTAATGACCGTCTGGATGCTGAGCTCATCGCTGGCCCCGGAATCAACGAAACCGACCCCGAGCAAACCGCCAAAGGTAAAACCCACCCTCACTCCTCCTTACACGATAGAGTACCCTCTGGAGGACACGCGACCTCCCATCGGCGAGTACTTCTGGGCGAAGCACGCATGGAACCGGATGGAGATCGAATTCCCCTCGGAGGAAGACAGGGATGAGGCCATCAACTCGGGTAACTACATCCCGCGCAACATCCTCCCCTTGGGTCTGGAGATCTGGGAGGACCGGATATTCGTGACCCTCCCCATGTGGCGCAACGGAATCCCGGTGTCGCTGACCACAATCGACAAGGCCGATACCTCCCACTCGCCGGTGCTGAGGCCCTACCCGGACTGGTCGTGGTACGACGTCGACTCCACGTCCCACTGCGAGAAGATCATCTCGGCCTTCCGGGTGGCGACTGACCCTTGCGGACGACTCTGGGTCCTCGACTCCGGCAGCATAGACATCGCGACGAACCAGGGCCAGCCGTGCCCGCCGAAGCTCCTCATCTTCGACCTGGCCACGGACCAACTCCTCCACAAGTACACGTTCCCCTCCAGCCAGGTCTTCGACGGCTCCCTCCTCTCGCACGTGGTCGTCGACGTGCGCGACGACTGCAACAGCGCCACCGCCTTCGTCGCCGACGTCTTCCGCTACGGGCTCATCGTCTACAGCCTGGAGGAGAACCGGAGCTGGCGGATCGGGCACGCCTACTTCTACCCCGACCCCCTCCTCTCCGACTACCGGATGGACAACATCCGGTGGCAGTGGGTGGACGGGATCTTCTCGCTCACTTTGTCACCCGTGGACCCCGAGTCCGAGGATCGGTACCTGTACTTCCACGCGCTGAGCTCCAACCGGGAGTTCCGCGTCCCCGTCTCCAAGATCAACACGGAGCCGGCGGCTCGCAACAGCGTGGACGACTTCGAGGCGGTCGGTGAcccc cggcggcggcgccggCATCACGCCAGCGGCTCGGCCATGGACAACAACGGCGTTCTCTTCTACAATATGCCCTCGTTGAAAGCCATCGGGTGCTGGAACTCCCGATCCTACAAACACAGTCAGTACTCGCAGGGTCTTCTGGCAGTCAGCAACGACTCCCTCTCCTTCGCCAACGACATGAAGCTGGATTTCACTGATGTGGACCAAGACGGTAACCCGAGGAAGCTCTACATCATGGCTAATCGGCTCCATCAGTATCTCTATGGGAGACTCGACCCGGTCGGACCAAATTACTTCTTGACTGTTGTTGATGTGAGTCGCGCCGTCAGGGGAACTGTCTGTGAGCCCAATCATAATCTCCTCGGTAGACCGCTGGTTCCGAGTTATAGTACCAGACTCGGAAGGAGGTGA
- the LOC109037641 gene encoding uncharacterized protein, whose translation MNSRRGCIVILSLLVGGALTKEAREKFGMTVVASPNPMNFPHPFDEYETLGHYHYASAIPDQNSNSGENNQGNTLHAAQSRKNSGPADSTIQINGQEMSKQSSDTVRDDLGVKSREHALDSLKSGQEKIVDIPIEGADETLDTFEVDEENPSTNHVSTPNVRPDDVSPSTVSLSTLLQGIRDLRLTVGEMDEKLDRLIEKLIPNNTKGNPMIRKGVAWFNKLRHRDSVQGPAKMQPHQTDSAEGKNHQTMRWMNYFRSPSS comes from the exons ATGAACTCGAGAAGAGGATGCATCGTGATTCTGTCACTC CTTGTAGGGGGTGCGCTCACAAAAGAGGCAAGAGAAAAGTTTGGCATGACAGTCGTCGCATCTCCAAACCCCATGAATTTTCCACATCCCTTTGATGAGTACGAGACTTTAGGACATTATCACTATGCGTCTGCGATTCCAGATCAGAACTCAAATTCTGGAGAAAATAATCAAGGGAACACTCTCCATGCCGCACAGTCTCGTAAGAATTCCGGTCCAGCGGACTCGACCATACAAATTAATGGACAAGAG ATGTCAAAGCAATCCTCGGACACCGTCAGGGATGATCTCGGGGTTAAGAGCCGAGAACACGCTTTAGACAGCCTCAAAAGTGGTCAAGAGAAAATCGTCGACATACCAATAGAGGGCGCTGATGAAACCCTGGACACTTTCGAGGTCGACGAAGAAAATCCCTCGACCAATCACGTTTCTACTCCGAACGTGAGACCAGATGATGTTTCTCCCAGCACGGTGTCACTCTCAACGCTCCTACAAGGAATCAGGGATTTGCGTCTGACCGTCGGAGAAATGGACGAGAAGTTGGATAGATTAATAGAAAAGCTAATTCCAAATAACACCAAGGGCAATCCAATGATTAGGAAAGGTGTCGCTTGGTTCAATAAATTACGACATCGTGACAGCGTGCAGGGTCCAGCCAAGATGCAACCACACCAAACAGACTCAGCGGAAGGAAAGAACCATCAAACAATGAGATGGATGAACTACTTCCGCAGTCCCTCTTCTTAA